A genome region from Clostridium pasteurianum includes the following:
- the larB gene encoding nickel pincer cofactor biosynthesis protein LarB: MDKEEIRVLLEEVKNNKINIEEASKKLEDLPFKDLGFAKIDNHREIRVGYPEVIYCEGKTVEQVRDIVKFMLTKNNNILGTRATEEMYNAVKEISSDAEYNKLGKTITIKKKEQIITDNYIAIVAAGTSDLPVVEEAYETAKILGNRVEKVIDVGVAGIHRLFAKLDIIRGAKVVIVVAGMEGALASVVGGLVDKPVIAVPTSVGYGANFGGISALLSMLNSCASGVSVVNIDNGFGAAYNASMINRL; encoded by the coding sequence CTAAAAAATTAGAGGATCTTCCCTTTAAGGATTTAGGCTTTGCAAAAATAGATAATCATAGAGAAATTAGAGTTGGTTATCCAGAAGTAATATATTGTGAAGGAAAGACAGTAGAGCAAGTCAGGGACATTGTTAAATTCATGCTTACAAAAAATAATAATATATTAGGAACTAGAGCTACTGAAGAAATGTATAATGCAGTAAAAGAAATAAGCTCTGATGCAGAATATAATAAGCTTGGAAAGACTATTACTATAAAGAAAAAAGAACAAATTATTACAGATAATTATATAGCTATTGTTGCGGCAGGAACTTCTGATTTACCGGTAGTAGAAGAAGCCTATGAAACAGCCAAAATACTAGGAAATAGAGTGGAAAAAGTAATTGATGTAGGGGTTGCAGGAATACATAGACTTTTTGCAAAATTAGATATTATTAGAGGAGCTAAGGTTGTTATAGTAGTTGCAGGAATGGAAGGAGCATTAGCTAGTGTTGTAGGTGGTCTTGTAGATAAGCCTGTTATAGCAGTTCCAACTAGCGTTGGTTATGGAGCAAATTTTGGAGGAATATCAGCCCTATTATCAATGTTAAATAGCTGTGCTAGCGGCGTGAGTGTAGTGAATATAGATAATGGATTTGGTGCAGCTTATAATGCCAGCATGATTAATAGATTGTAA